The segment CAACAATGGCCGATGAAGATTACAATGATTTGGACATGGggttctctctctatctctttcccacaaccacacacacacacacacacacacacacacacacacacacatatatatatatatatatattttgcgtTTCATCTTTTGCATTTGATTCCTATTTATATGAGCTACGTTTACGTTTGGTCAatgaattagaaaaaagaaaccaaaatactttttttcattttctttcttaaaaattttccatGGCCTTGTATCATGAAAACTGAACCTAAGACAATCTTTTAGTACGTTTATGATGTATAGAACATGTTCGGATTGAGTAagtttctgggttttttgttttgttttttgggtcaGATTTAGTTTTGATGGTATATAGTTTTTTGGGGTCAGATTTAGATTTGATGGTATATAgttttttggggaaattaaaGTTTCtggattgggttttttttttttttttttttttgggtactttgTGTTGTGAGAGATGGGTATGGGATATATCTGATTTCAGAGTTATTGATTGGATGATGGGAATGCGGTTGGTGCTCGTTATATTTATCAGTGATTGAATTTTCTGTAGTagacttttttttccctacttaTTTTTGGGGTTCTAGACAGAttggtattatttatttacattctTTTAGGGGTTTTTAATAATTAAGGTAAGAAGGTGTTGCAGTTGCAGCTCTTTAACTTTCTGTTGCTCTGTGAAAGCTTCAAGTTACATATGTAATGGCGGCCAAACTTAGGGCTTATTTGGATGTGAAAATTAGACtgattttgttcattttcaCTTGTTAGTCTTGTATTATAGACGATTGTGTGTGTAATAAATGGTTTAGCAAAagataaattcataaaatatatatatatatatatatatatatatataaaataaaaataaaaaataaaaactattagtAACTGTATTTTGAATCAATTTTTCCGTGATTTGTAGGTCGAAGGATTGGATTAAAAGTTTTAAACCTTGAAATTATAGAATAGATTATGTCATCTATATGACATGAGATTGGATGAATGTGATAAGTTAGCACCAAAATAACTCTCTTTGTTTTTGAGCTTGTGATGTCCTAGATATAGAATGgcagaaaagaatacatgtttCTGATCCCAATTTTGTTAGTCTGTTGAGAATTTACGGCTAACCCtaaatatttggaaaaaaaggcttgattgttgttgtttgatGTGCATTATTTATGATAAACACTGTCACTGGTACGGATAGAGTAGACACAATATtgatttattgaattttgtggGGAACTTAAAGTTTGCAGAGCTAGAGATAAAACTAATGTGCTCATCCTCTTAATTGAGGGTATTTGTGATACCCAAAAATTGTGGTATGGTTTGTGCAAAAGAACCTCAACTTGATCATTATGGGAATTTGGGTGCCTTTTGGTGAGTTTAAGATAGTGTGGGTATTCTTGGAATGATGTTTATTTCCATGTGATATTATGTTAAGAATGTTACACCAAGAGGATCCATTGCTAGTCAAAAAATGGAACGGCACGATGAGTTTTGAAAGAAAGGGGTTGGATGAAAGTTATTCAGTTGCCACCAGCCCATAAAAGGTCCAATTCAAATGCTCTAAATGGGCTTTTGAGGCCATATGTACTGTCCTAGAAAGTTACCTGCCTGATTTCTTCTTTTGGAGGTGTCTATTCTATAGATCCAATTGAACTGCTAGCCTGGAGTCTGTGACTGTGATTATCATTTTTTCTGGAATTAATGCTTGTCTGAAATCTAACTAAAATTAGGAAAAACCTTGCAGTAACATATTTTGTTTAGCCTGCATGGGACTTCACTATGTTAAAACAATGCTTTTTTAGCTACTTCATATTTCTGTTGAATGGACACTTCCTAATGAGTGCAGTGCTAGCATTGGCAGTTTTTAAGAGGCAATCTTTTCAATCTAaacataattgttttttataagTGAGTTTTGGCCCCAAGTGGGGGAGTAGAGGGGATATTTGAACTACTGATGTCTGCCTCACGAGGCGTGGTCCATAGCCGTTTGTGCTACCTGTTGGGGTTATAATCACATCTTCTTAGTCTGTTACTAtcttacttctttttttcttttctttttttattccagATACTGTCTtacattttattattactatcaTGTCCACGAGTTCCAATTCTTGATAAATCTTATGCTTGTTGAAGatgccccccacccccccccccccccccaaaaaaaaaaatatatatatatatatatatatgtatatatgcatTACCTCCCCACTTTGGACTTTGGAAGGTGAAATCCTGGCTCTACATTGCAAGACACACAAATTTTCTCCATCCATTTCTCTCATAGGGTGCAAATATCGCTTAGTAATTGTAGTCTCATTCTGATTGCtttcaaaaggaaaatgcaaTAACTTTTCACATAGCTCTCTTTGTCacaatctctctttttaatACTAAAACTTTAAAATGACACTAGAATCACAGCTATTTTTTGACAAAGTCTGTAATTGCAAGCAATGACAATGATACATGCTGCATGGCATGAGTTTATGTTCACTAATTAGTTGCCTAAGTTGTCCCTGTTTCACTTTTAGTTCTCACATAGGTCATGAAATGTTGAAACATGATTCTTATgattaattgtgatttttttaaatgacagcAGTTTTGATACAGATGACCACTCAAATGTCTGTCCCTTGAAACCTTATTGATTCATTgcaataattctaacttgaatAACTTTGCATATGTCTATGCTTGGCATTGGTGGCTCAAATCTTTCTAgaactgtattttttttttaataatcctGTTAAAAAGTTCCTTGCAAATGTTTTTGCTGCAGATATGAGGATGAGCCACCAGAGCCCGAGATCGAGGTAAAGGATCATTTATTTGATTTCCTTCCTGAAAGAATATGattgaagaaaatatttacCTTTTTAAATCAGTTTGATTAATATATTGGCTGAATGATGGACAGGAAGGTGCAGAGGAGGATCTAGAGAATAATGCCAATGAAGACGTTCCTGGAGACCTCGTTGAAGGTGAGGATAAAGAAGAGCCGGAACCAGTTGAACGTCCTCGTAAGACCTCTAAATATATGACAAAATATGAGCGCGCTAGAATATTGGGTACCCGTGCTCTGCAGATCaggttttcttccttttttgtttggcCTGACTGTCTAAATTTTACACTAATCAAGTTGGGTGGATTCCATAATGTATCTCCTTCTCTTTGAGCAGTATGAATGCACCTGTGATGGTCGAGTTGGAGGGTGAAACTGATCCACTTGAGGTTAGATTCTCTAACAACCATGTTGGATGACATTTTAAAGGCAGATCCATTTATTCTTCTCATTGATTAGTCAGCATACCCTTTGCCAAACCCAAGGAATGATGCTATCAAATCTCCAACCTCCTCACTTTATTGACATGCATAAAGTTGACATTGTTGTATTTATGGGCCGACTGTTGGGTTCTTTTATAAATCAATATATTTTGGTCAGAGAATGTGTACGAGAAGTTCTCTTTTCTATCTCCAACTAAAACAGGGCATCTATATTAGAGCATTAGAGTTTGCAGTTACTCAAATTATCTACTAATATTCAACCATTCTTATTCTTCAAAGGTCTGTCTAGAATAGGTGATAGGTTCACTTTTATAGGATGATAAAGCAGAGTTTCCCTTGCGTGTCGTAATCTAATATGTTTCAAGATAAGAATGGTAAAATCttttatagctaaatttttttgatcttATTTGGGGTATGTCAGTGTGTTTGTATTAGAAGCAATAGTGATaccttatttatatatttcagaTTGCAATGAAGGAGCTTCGTCAGCGGAAAGTACCCTTCACCATCCGCCGCTACCTGCCAGATGGAAGGTAAGGTTCTTAATTCaaagtttcttatattttccCTTGTTTTCATAGAAAATTGTATTCTAACACTTCATCTTCACATTATAACCTAAGAAAAAATGTTTGGCATTAGTGCTTCTATGTGAGAGTTGccttctcttatttttttccttttttacgtGTGTACATGTCCTTCAAAATTTGGGAATatggttttttgttgttgtgtgtCTGATATATTCTTCTTTGTTTTATCTGGTTGTATGATTTTAACAGTTATGAAGACTGGGGAGTTGATGAATTGATTGTGGAAGACTCATGGAAGAGGCAAGTGGGGGGCGATTGATCTGCTCTTGGATCAGTCATTGATGGACTATGGGAGTTCTGTATGATGTGAATTGAAAAGTTTGAAGCTCCTTTCTCGCTACTGATTTCTGTGTGTAATCATGAATGTGACTGACATTTAATATGTAGTGACTGTTAAAACTCTTTTGTGTGTATGTGCCCGCGCGCACAAAGAACATGATACATGAAGGAATGGAAcctttctcccaaaaaaagaaaaatgtacaTGTAGAATAAAAGTGTAAATTCCTCTCGGTTAATGAGGGGAATGAAGTGTTCCACAATCCATTCACTTACACCCCAAAACACACGCAGTCCTCTCTTgctattttccaaaaacaaatgaattatcaattaattcattggatttactattattatatatttatatataagaaaagggAGTAGCATGTTGTATTCAGACTACTCCTGTAACCTAAACGTAGCTCAGGTTTCAAACTATGACCTCTAAACATTACTCAAgtatttcacccaaaaaaaaaaaaaacagtgctCAGTTCTCAAACTTCAATGGCTAATCATGGTGATGAAGtgcattcttttttatttggtcaCGTGATGTTGATACTCTTCCCCAAATAGGTATGAGTTGAATCAGACACCATCATCGCATTTTCATACAATTTCAAGGTGAGTTCCGTTTCGAGTATGCataatttcataattgattcattgataaagaataaactgctctggcccaaaaaaaaaaaaaaaaaaaaaaaaaaacccaaaacatgaTTGGGATGGAAGAATGCTTTTTGTCCTTTACAAATTACAATCAACTGAAACTCGAACACAATTATCAAAAGGTCAAGAAAGCTACATGTCCAACCAAAATCTTCACTCCGGTATGGCTCTTACCTGGAAACTAAGAGCATCCTCACAGGTACTCTCTTATTTATGATTGTTACATTTTGGGTTCACAATTAATTTAGTCCATACacttttttaagataaaaatatagaaattgtattaataatttaatatattaatacttGTACAAGTAAAGAATGAGCTTGACAACTCATTTGGGGGAAAAACACCAGCAAATAAATTGCTggaataatttttatattttggtaacaatcaatttggtccatattattttcaacttataaTCAATTTTCACGTAAGCATTTTCCGTTAGCGAGTTAAcagtagggaccaaattgactgcaagttgaaaataacatgaaccaaattgactgctaTCAAAATGTAAGAACCAAAAATGATTTCTACTGCCCTGTATGAAACACTTATAGATGAGATGGCAAACAGTCAACCAAATTCCAGTCGGATGGATGAAAGGAAAGCAAGTAAAGGGCTCTTCAATTTGGAAAAGAAACTGACTTCTACTGCCCTGTATGAAACACTTAGATAAAATGGCAAACAGTCAACCAAATTCCAGTCGGATGGATGAATACCCACCCATTGTCTGGGAATTGTATTATGGAATTTTTGGTGGAGAGCTTGATGAAAAGTGGGTAACTAAgaatttaatttagtttctttacttaataaaataaacaatagaCAATCTTGTTCATAAAGTTTACTGTTAAAATAAATTCTGCTAATGCTTGTTTGATTATGTTTAAGGGAAATGTTGGTCAATCGGATTCAACTTGTAATCACAGTTATCAAAGTCACCCCTCACAATTAGCTGTGGATGAAGCTCTATCCAGATCCTTGGAGAATATGAACTTTGGAACTGCAGCTGGTAAGAATTCATGTAATTCTCTTGgaatttttctttagaactttcagattaattttgtaattttcatgcaCAAAGGGAGGTTGCATCAATTTATGTGTTGGCATTCATATCATTCTACTATTCCTTGGCACTTATATGAATATCACACTGGTATTATTTACCATGCTTGATTTGACAAGATGACCATATCTGTTGTGTTCTCTTCACCTCTGAtccttgtcttttctttttggataaatatcTGTTATGTTATCTCCTAAACCTCATCCTATCCTATCATTTTGTGGATCAGTTACTGAACCATGTATTGCTATGTCAATTTTTCTACTGGTTCCATGTCTAAACGACTTCGTGTCATTCACTAGCTTGTAAGCCATGCTGCATTTGGCATTGATATCGTTTCGAATATACATCAGGTCTAGATTAAATGAATTTATCTTTACTTGTGGAACATCAGTTTTTATGTAGTTTTTTGACATCTTTTATGTTGTTGGAGGTTGATGCCTTTCATGCCATCAGGTATCACATGTCCATCTTAACTGATGACCAATGATCTCATCAAATATTGGCTTCTAAATATGCATTTGCCCTGAATGTTTTATTCAGAACATTGTCAATTACAACCTTCCTTGAATTACTTTCATCAATTAAATTTAGTGTGTAGCTCTGTAAATGAAATCCTATCTACCTAACGGAGACTGaacagtttctttttcttttcctttttttcaaaaaaaaagtatcatcaAAGGATTTCAGTCATATTAAGGCAACATAGTTCCCAGACTTGAGAGACTTACTTGCTGACACTTCCGAGTcagaattttgataatattgAGAATGCTATGTATAGACTCATTTATCTGGTTTTATGGTGAATTCTTGATCGGCAGTGATTATAAGCTTGTGACCTTTGATCGGTTTGAGTTTCTTAAAACTTTTTCAACATCTACCCTAGCACAAATTtcctatgtgatgaattttagTTGGATGtggaatttgatttttgaagtttttttttccaTGGCAATTGCGTTGGTTTTCTTTATAATGACAATCTGATTCAAGTTTTCCCTAGCCCTTCTTCAGTCTTTTTTACTGTACTTCTAAAGCTTAGTATGCCTTTCTATGTTGAAGTTTGTAACATGAGATTTATGTAAATTTTTCGGGATTGTGAAGTCCTTATATTTATACATTTCATATAGCTTGTGTCTAGATTGCTTATACTAAAAGTAATCCTATTAATCTGCAGGGAACAAGAACGTTAGTTACAGAAACAATCCTTTTGGATCAAATTATGTATGCTACCTTTTACaccttaccaaaaaaattattgtgtattgAGCTCATGATCTTCTGATTGATAAGATACTTGGTTTTATCTAAAACAACAAAACTTAGTCTCTGTGCACTAATGCAGGCTGAATATCAAGGTAGTATCAATCCAGATCGAATGAGTTATGAGGTAGGTTCACCAATGGAGACTACAGCCTTTTGTATGGTGTGGTCTGAGTTTATTAATATTTCTTCTGTAGAACCTGTTCATGACAAACCAAGAAATTTTGGCCTCCTCAATGCAAACTTTGTTGTATGATGCACTTAATTTCATCAGTGAAACTGTTGAAGAAATATGTCTCAAATTTCCTGCTCAGCCTGATAAAACATTTTTGGGCCCTAGAAGTACTAAACTATCTGGATATGCATCTAAGATGCATGTGTTGAAATACTATAAAGGATTCCAAGGGACTTCATTCCAATTCAAATTAATGCTATTCCAATTTTTCTCATGTTATTGATGTAACTTTGTGCTTGTTATCTTGTTTCAGCAATTGATAAGATTGCAAGAGACTAATGGGAGTGTAAGCAAAGAGCTGTCTGAAAAGCTCCTTTCCAGGTTGCCATCTCACAAATACAAACCAGTGTCATtagagggaaaaggaaaatcTATATACAAGGATGAAGAGTCAGATTATATAAGCTTTAGTTTTCTGTCACATAGTGTTGTGCATATAACTAGAAAATGTGCACTCTCCACCAGTAATAGTATACACCTTAAGTTGCAAGCTTGTTTCAAGTGAACATGCTTGCTTATTGCATGCTCGCTTGTGTGCATAACCTTGAACCTGTTACCATTAGTCATACTATGAAGAGCAGAATTCTTTGGCATGATTACAAACTTGGCTTGCtagaaaaaatagtaaaacagCTATCACTTAATGACTTCAGGTTTTAATTTGGAAATTCACATAACTCTATGAAGTgataatactttaatttttcttttttgaatttaattattcaaGTATTCACATCATTCAGCGTGAGTCACTACAGTtaataggaacaaaattaaTACTTTTATGGTGATGTGCAAGTCATTCTTATGATGGCCAGCAGATTAGTAATGGTTTTCCTGAAAACTGAGTTAACTgctaataatttcaaattattccACACTcttcctattttttttcttcttctttttttccttcaaaattgATGATATTTTGTAATAAAGCTTCTGACGTGTCCATGTTTAGGTGCCCAATATGTAAAATGGAGTACAAAAATGGGGATATGCTGATCACTTTGCCCTGCAGACACCAATAACATGACCTTTGCATTAAAAAATGGTTAAGAAATAATAAGGTAagtcatttttcattttgttttgatgtCTATATATACTGAGACCAGTCCTTGCTTACATTACTATCACTGAGTTTACAATGACCCTCAtataatttttagtaataattCTTATCGAATATCATTCGCTATCTTAGAAGTATCTATGTTACTTTCATATAGTGTACTTCCTCTATCTCTCTCACAGAATTGCTGTCTCTGCAAGTGGGAGTTGGATTTGTCTAttgggctttgtggagtctAGTTTTATTTGATCCGGTTTGACGATCCAATCCAACCCAAATAATGTTGCATGGTTTTTAATAGGAGATTTTCTAAGATTTAATCCATAGAGTGGAGGCTTGGGTTGATAAGCCCAAGCCAAAGCGCTCATGGATAAGCCTTTCGGCGTTGCCCCCAGGAAAAATTTTCGGCCCATTTTGTAACCCATTGTGAATCTTGTACGCAGGATGTAGAAAacgcaatttttttattaaggtttGTGTGGTCgtgtttttgagagagaggaaaaactGTAGCCGCACTCTgtattttttcctaataatagTGAAATTCCTGCAACTCCATGGACATAGGCAAATTGcagaaccacgtaaatattatcttgtacgtatgattattttctttggcatgtgtttttactattattttttgtttttcacatgttGGGAATTCGGGTTAATTCCCTACATTGTCTTGACCAGGGAAGGTTGGCATGGGAGGAGTCACAATTACTGGTCCCAATAAGTTTGCGTAGACAGggtctttttattttagctaATCAAATTTAAGTTGAACAAAGAAGTTATATACAGCTTAGTGATTTCTTCAATGAGAGCACAAaatcttttccaaaaaatattatccataaagaattatttattgtaaaagtttGTTCATTTTGTTGATAGAAATAAATGAGTTGGCCGTAGGACAATGCAGAAGCTCATTCTAGCTGAAGGGCCATCCTTCAAATCATAatccattcctttttttttttttggttcttttcttGGGTAGAGGGGAGGGGAGAAGACTTTTTGGCTCCTTATTATGAATTCGAGCAGCTATTATAAATTATGTGTTTGTGTAAGCAATAAGATTTGAACCTATATTATTGGctccattatatatatagtggCTGTAGATTGCAATTAGGGCAAGACAATGAGCAAAAATATAGACTATGTAGTACGAGTTAACTATCCTACTCAACAATCAACATCTAAACTTATAGAATGAAAAGTCATGGGCAATGTGTTTAACTTCCTTCTATTGCAATAATAGAGGGTGAGGTTAACTATTCAAAACTTATTAAGTGCTTGCTTAATTCAccaatttataaataaataaaaaaattataataattagatTTATGAGGATGACTAAATTTATTGTACTTGGCAATTGGCATAGTATGGATAGTGAAATTTTTGCTGATCCATAATTTTATGGCTATTGCATTAAATTCAAAAAGtagaagcataaaaaaaaattgtatccatccttggagaagaagaaaaaaaaaatatatatatatatatatatattatttttttttctttttactaacaTTTATGTATATTAAAACTTGAACTCTATTCTAAGATGGGCTTCAacttcttgtaaaaaaaaacccataaatatATTGGAAGAAATAGTTCATTCGAGGGGATGACTTTATTGAGTACCAAAAGTAACCGGCCATGCATATTCAAcagcttttctttctttccaacTACCTTTCCATGAAGATGAATTTAAGCTTTGCTGCAGCCAAAATG is part of the Quercus robur chromosome 9, dhQueRobu3.1, whole genome shotgun sequence genome and harbors:
- the LOC126698287 gene encoding uncharacterized protein LOC126698287, which translates into the protein MFKGNVGQSDSTCNHSYQSHPSQLAVDEALSRSLENMNFGTAAGNKNVSYRNNPFGSNYAEYQGSINPDRMSYEVGSPMETTAFCMVWSEFINISSVEPVHDKPRNFGLLNANFVV
- the LOC126698286 gene encoding DNA-directed RNA polymerases II, IV and V subunit 6A-like — translated: MADEDYNDLDMGYEDEPPEPEIEEGAEEDLENNANEDVPGDLVEGEDKEEPEPVERPRKTSKYMTKYERARILGTRALQISMNAPVMVELEGETDPLEIAMKELRQRKVPFTIRRYLPDGSYEDWGVDELIVEDSWKRQVGGD